A genomic stretch from bacterium includes:
- a CDS encoding alkaline phosphatase family protein — MSRLPVFASASLLVLALIGCVDRANEEHAAQVCNAVDEERFDEALRLSETGASARGAGRRIAECRCIAQLSTGDRAGCVALLDPLLREPAAHDWVPHPVLTGMMLRTWRATGVYGDGARLSRIAAERYPEHVDLLQLELSLRAQVEDEARVLTDIAERLDDDPLWTAQRVVLSLAWARRMDYARAVDVLGETPPAIDHRYALPWYEARIAALARDGDGEAVRATFADWRDAGWDPIDLQARYALRVSVDHLADPDHSALELLRDALEHVDAIQDRNVVWGLYRRLIGEYLGWGQPERALALYDVAIQRVPLEGITREEIERAVHRGSADYDPDALATLILEAPPEAIGGRWRLNPEPDQAPDVGYRAIPIDGEAPQRTTTRVGDHPTRWVLEDAEGRLRASGSAWPSPGAEIRIRAELASPTAAPTHSAATERAPADGRRRVFAILADCADWRLTEYLRARGDLPFQDHLFAEGHHAVLESIPAFTAAAMQALVRPAKPQAAPGAFARIHELGLELAGLESIGRNPVGFLSWILPERPDLFETLGAGPVVTANMLLTHGKLDVGRQAELIGPHGHREDLPAPRAYRALTPAERSRHPALDVGADTRKFAQTIAAEMDAAEAIAREGRVDFLFLRLEALDLLTHSGFSEIDGKGQDDGRGSLLSAYRYIDERLAALHALLDEDDWFVFLSDHGIRSAMQHEEDAIFVVVGEGVPAGRAEGKPALRGVPKGLAAMLGVPTPWPDTGAITWLEADDSRSEPSTIAAHR, encoded by the coding sequence ATGAGCCGCCTCCCGGTCTTCGCCTCCGCGTCCCTCCTCGTCCTCGCGCTGATCGGTTGTGTCGATCGAGCGAACGAGGAGCACGCCGCGCAGGTCTGCAACGCCGTCGACGAGGAGCGCTTCGACGAGGCGCTTCGTCTCTCGGAGACCGGAGCGAGCGCCCGAGGTGCCGGCCGCCGGATTGCCGAGTGCCGTTGTATCGCGCAGCTCTCGACGGGGGACCGCGCCGGCTGCGTCGCACTGCTCGACCCGCTCCTGCGCGAGCCCGCAGCCCACGACTGGGTCCCGCACCCGGTGCTGACCGGCATGATGCTCCGGACCTGGCGCGCCACCGGCGTCTACGGCGACGGCGCCCGCCTCTCCCGGATCGCCGCCGAGCGCTACCCGGAACACGTCGACCTCCTCCAGCTCGAGCTCTCGCTACGTGCCCAGGTCGAGGACGAGGCCCGCGTCCTCACCGACATCGCGGAACGCCTCGACGACGATCCCCTCTGGACCGCCCAGCGCGTCGTCCTCTCCCTCGCCTGGGCCCGGCGCATGGACTACGCGCGGGCCGTCGACGTCCTCGGAGAAACTCCCCCCGCAATCGACCATCGATACGCGCTGCCCTGGTACGAGGCGCGGATCGCTGCGCTCGCTCGCGACGGCGACGGCGAGGCGGTCCGCGCGACCTTCGCCGACTGGCGCGACGCGGGCTGGGACCCGATCGACCTGCAGGCACGTTATGCGCTCCGCGTCTCCGTCGATCACCTGGCGGACCCCGATCACTCGGCCCTCGAGCTCCTTCGAGACGCGCTCGAACACGTCGACGCGATCCAGGATCGCAACGTCGTCTGGGGCCTCTACCGCCGCCTGATCGGCGAATACCTGGGCTGGGGTCAGCCGGAGCGCGCCCTCGCCCTCTACGACGTCGCCATCCAGCGCGTCCCGCTCGAGGGCATCACCCGGGAGGAGATCGAGCGTGCGGTCCATCGCGGTTCCGCGGACTACGACCCCGACGCCCTCGCGACCCTGATCCTCGAAGCGCCGCCGGAGGCGATCGGAGGACGCTGGCGACTGAACCCGGAGCCGGACCAGGCGCCGGACGTCGGCTACCGCGCGATCCCGATCGACGGCGAGGCGCCGCAGCGGACCACCACCCGCGTCGGCGATCATCCGACGCGCTGGGTCCTCGAAGATGCCGAGGGACGCCTGCGCGCGTCGGGCTCGGCCTGGCCCTCACCGGGCGCCGAGATCCGCATCCGCGCGGAGCTCGCGTCGCCGACGGCCGCTCCCACTCACAGCGCGGCCACGGAGCGCGCCCCGGCCGACGGGCGACGCCGGGTCTTCGCCATCCTCGCCGACTGCGCCGATTGGCGGCTGACGGAATACCTGCGCGCCCGCGGCGATCTGCCCTTCCAGGACCACCTCTTCGCCGAGGGTCACCACGCCGTCCTCGAAAGCATCCCCGCCTTCACGGCCGCGGCGATGCAGGCCCTCGTCCGACCGGCGAAACCCCAGGCAGCACCGGGCGCCTTCGCGCGCATCCACGAGCTCGGCCTCGAGCTCGCGGGGCTGGAATCGATCGGCCGCAATCCCGTCGGGTTCCTGTCCTGGATCCTGCCCGAGCGTCCCGATCTCTTCGAGACCCTCGGCGCAGGCCCCGTCGTCACGGCGAACATGCTCCTCACCCACGGCAAGCTCGACGTCGGACGCCAGGCGGAACTGATCGGTCCCCACGGCCATCGCGAAGATCTCCCCGCCCCCCGCGCCTACCGTGCCCTCACCCCGGCAGAGCGCTCGCGGCACCCCGCCCTCGACGTCGGCGCCGACACGCGGAAGTTCGCCCAGACGATCGCCGCCGAGATGGATGCCGCCGAAGCGATCGCGCGCGAAGGGCGCGTCGACTTTCTCTTCCTGCGTCTCGAGGCCCTCGATCTCCTGACCCACAGCGGATTCAGCGAGATCGACGGCAAGGGCCAGGACGACGGACGGGGCTCGCTGCTCTCCGCCTATCGCTACATCGACGAACGCCTCGCCGCGCTCCACGCCCTGCTCGACGAGGACGATTGGTTCGTCTTCCTCTCGGACCACGGGATCCGCTCCGCCATGCAGCACGAGGAGGACGCGATCTTCGTCGTGGTCGGAGAGGGCGTGCCGGCGGGGCGTGCCGAGGGCAAGCCGGCGCTGCGCGGCGTACCGAAGGGACTCGCGGCGATGCTCGGGGTGCCGACCCCCTGGCCGGACACCGGGGCGATCACCTGGCTCGAGGCGGACGACAGCCGAAGCGAGCCTTCCACCATCGCCGCGCACCGCTAG
- a CDS encoding Spy/CpxP family protein refolding chaperone, whose amino-acid sequence MTEPSTEPTKRSLIAWPLSLVAMTAALLLMTNVVTGCGGHHRERPDIDEIKEHAAEGVEHVMWRLDGTDEQTERIQAIVADAVDELAAAHGPRDDLRTELAALLTADTIDRDAMEALRVKHLDRAERMSQVVTTRLADVLEVLTPEQRQRVEERLAKHRRRRGWH is encoded by the coding sequence ATGACCGAACCGAGCACCGAACCCACGAAACGCAGCCTGATCGCCTGGCCGCTCTCCCTCGTCGCGATGACGGCCGCGCTGCTCCTGATGACCAACGTGGTGACCGGCTGCGGTGGCCACCACCGGGAGCGTCCGGACATCGACGAGATCAAGGAGCACGCCGCCGAGGGCGTCGAGCACGTGATGTGGCGCCTCGACGGCACCGACGAACAGACCGAGCGCATCCAGGCCATCGTCGCGGACGCCGTCGACGAGCTCGCCGCGGCCCACGGTCCGCGCGACGACCTGCGAACCGAGCTCGCCGCGCTGCTCACCGCCGATACGATCGATCGCGACGCGATGGAGGCACTTCGCGTGAAGCACCTCGATCGCGCCGAGCGCATGAGTCAGGTCGTGACCACGCGGCTCGCCGATGTCCTCGAAGTCCTGACGCCGGAGCAGCGCCAGCGGGTCGAAGAACGCCTCGCGAAGCATCGCCGACGCCGCGGCTGGCACTGA
- a CDS encoding lipocalin family protein has product MPLTSRLRALRTVQRGSLVVPLSTLLFLAFTSAGCLTSQGVGPNADVPLETVEAVDLERFAGTWYVIENIGLSAEEGAHDEVETYTLRPDGKIDIAFTFRDGAFDGPEKSIPQLGWVHDEETNAEWRVRPFWPLSLAYLIIDLDTDYGWTVIGHPSKRWVWIMARQPTLDETVLAGIRGRLADVGYDVDRLVRVPQRPLDQREPGK; this is encoded by the coding sequence ATGCCCCTCACTTCACGGTTGCGAGCCCTGCGCACGGTCCAGCGTGGCTCCCTCGTGGTTCCGCTGTCCACGCTTCTCTTCCTGGCGTTCACGAGCGCCGGCTGCCTCACCTCGCAGGGCGTCGGTCCGAATGCCGACGTGCCGCTCGAGACGGTGGAAGCCGTCGACCTCGAGCGCTTCGCGGGCACCTGGTACGTGATCGAGAACATCGGTCTCTCGGCCGAGGAAGGCGCCCACGACGAGGTCGAGACCTACACGCTGCGGCCCGACGGCAAGATCGACATCGCCTTCACCTTCCGGGACGGCGCCTTCGACGGCCCCGAGAAGTCGATCCCGCAGCTCGGATGGGTCCACGACGAGGAGACGAACGCCGAGTGGCGCGTGCGCCCCTTCTGGCCGCTCTCCCTCGCCTACCTGATCATCGATCTCGACACCGACTACGGCTGGACCGTGATCGGCCATCCGTCGAAGCGCTGGGTCTGGATCATGGCCCGCCAGCCGACCCTCGACGAGACGGTGCTCGCCGGGATTCGTGGGCGCCTCGCCGACGTCGGGTACGACGTCGACCGCCTCGTCCGCGTCCCCCAGCGGCCCCTCGACCAGCGCGAGCCCGGCAAGTGA
- a CDS encoding response regulator transcription factor, protein MTVRVLIIDDDETLSAMLEEYLSGHALEVESRARADLGLEAVETDRFDAVILDVMLPDLDGFEVCRRIRECSAIPVVMLTARGDETDRIVGLEIGADDYLAKPFSPRELLARIRAVLRRTQVADESAKPKDRLRFGRLEILRDAREVLLDGERCALTSHQFALLCLLAENAGRVLSRDQIMQGLRGHALEAFDRSIDNHVSRIRAAIEDDPRQPRRLLTVRGAGYVFARRQDGDSGD, encoded by the coding sequence ATGACGGTCCGCGTGCTCATCATCGACGACGACGAGACGCTGTCGGCGATGCTCGAGGAGTATCTCTCGGGCCATGCTCTCGAAGTCGAGTCGCGGGCACGCGCGGACCTCGGCCTCGAAGCGGTCGAGACGGATCGCTTCGACGCGGTGATCCTCGATGTGATGCTCCCGGACCTCGATGGCTTCGAGGTCTGCCGTCGGATCCGCGAATGCTCGGCCATTCCCGTGGTGATGCTGACGGCGCGCGGCGACGAGACCGACCGGATCGTCGGACTCGAGATCGGCGCCGACGACTACCTGGCGAAGCCGTTCAGTCCCCGCGAGCTGCTGGCCCGGATCCGCGCGGTCCTCCGCCGCACCCAGGTCGCCGACGAGTCGGCGAAGCCGAAGGATCGCCTGCGCTTCGGCCGGCTCGAGATCCTGCGCGACGCGCGGGAGGTCCTGCTCGACGGCGAGCGCTGCGCCCTCACCTCCCACCAGTTCGCGCTGCTCTGCCTGCTCGCCGAAAACGCCGGGCGGGTGCTCTCGCGGGACCAGATCATGCAGGGGCTCCGCGGACACGCCCTCGAAGCCTTCGATCGCAGCATCGACAACCACGTCTCCCGCATCCGGGCCGCGATCGAAGACGACCCCAGGCAACCGCGCCGCCTGCTGACCGTGCGCGGCGCGGGCTACGTCTTCGCACGCCGTCAGGACGGCGACTCGGGCGACTGA
- a CDS encoding LLM class flavin-dependent oxidoreductase, with protein sequence MKFSMIFEAQMVDTGKASEQKVLHDCVEQAVFGEKMGFDCIWAVEHHCLTQYAHMSAPETFLSFVAGKTSTIRIGHGVVCLPFKMNHPIKVAERVAMLDVLSNGRVNFGIGKGGTETEAGAFDVDIPDIDRQLETSARMIPQMWNSDVYSFENDIIRVPERRIHPKPMQEPHPPMFLACTRESTLNQAGEWGLGALCLGFGGPEDIAKKNEVYRAAVERRTAETQIPLQPNEHLSALCPAVVLDDGTEARAIGHRGQRFFTESINHFYQGGPAPSSPPEDEDAAEYLKNAGEALVAYLHEEKIEAGTEATGLYNPNHAYGTVADAIGYVERLVEAGADEIMFLIQMGSVPQKAALRTIELLGSEVIPRFR encoded by the coding sequence ATGAAATTTTCGATGATCTTCGAAGCGCAGATGGTCGACACCGGAAAGGCGTCGGAGCAGAAGGTGCTCCACGACTGCGTCGAGCAGGCGGTGTTCGGCGAGAAGATGGGCTTCGACTGCATCTGGGCGGTCGAACACCATTGCCTGACCCAGTACGCCCACATGAGCGCCCCGGAGACTTTCCTCTCGTTCGTCGCCGGCAAGACCTCGACGATCCGGATCGGACACGGCGTCGTGTGCCTCCCCTTCAAGATGAACCACCCGATCAAGGTGGCCGAGCGGGTGGCGATGCTCGACGTCCTGTCGAACGGCCGCGTCAACTTCGGGATCGGCAAGGGCGGGACCGAGACCGAGGCGGGCGCCTTCGACGTCGACATCCCCGACATCGATCGCCAGCTCGAGACCTCGGCGCGCATGATCCCGCAGATGTGGAACAGCGACGTCTATTCCTTCGAGAACGACATCATCCGCGTGCCCGAACGACGGATCCATCCCAAGCCGATGCAGGAGCCGCATCCGCCGATGTTCCTCGCCTGCACGCGCGAGTCGACCCTCAACCAGGCCGGCGAATGGGGGCTCGGCGCGCTCTGCCTGGGCTTCGGCGGTCCCGAGGACATCGCCAAGAAGAACGAGGTCTACCGCGCGGCGGTCGAGCGCAGGACGGCGGAGACGCAGATCCCGCTCCAGCCGAACGAGCATCTCTCCGCCCTGTGTCCGGCGGTCGTCCTCGACGACGGGACCGAGGCACGCGCGATCGGCCATCGCGGCCAGCGCTTCTTCACGGAGTCGATCAACCACTTCTATCAGGGCGGCCCCGCGCCGTCTTCGCCGCCGGAGGACGAGGATGCTGCCGAGTACCTGAAGAACGCCGGCGAGGCGCTCGTCGCGTATCTCCACGAGGAGAAGATCGAGGCCGGAACCGAGGCCACCGGGCTCTACAACCCGAACCACGCCTACGGAACCGTCGCTGACGCGATCGGCTACGTGGAGCGGCTGGTCGAGGCCGGCGCCGACGAGATCATGTTCCTGATCCAGATGGGCAGCGTCCCGCAGAAGGCCGCGCTCCGGACCATCGAGCTGCTCGGGTCCGAGGTGATCCCCCGCTTCCGCTAG
- a CDS encoding HAMP domain-containing histidine kinase, whose translation MRRLYLQFWLALILVLVLLMIGIGLLVWAFDRDRDPNEWLGELETFAESVLPPADAPVADLERVVSAFAEPLEMNLSVFDRDGTPLVQIGESIPLPPGEGSRFIDRPGPHGFLLLQLSDGRRLAIDDDRDPRRPIAPLLAALALLAAATAIAALPLARRLTRRLERLQSHVDTFCAGRLDHRAPIEGRDEIADLAHAFNASADRIEALVQDKTRLLANTSHELRTPLTRVRMALELLRDGPREELLDRMDRDIEELDDLIGELLVASRLDAPEARIERGPVDLLALVAEEAAGRADVEVGGTGGAVEGDRRLLRRLTRNLIENALRHGDPPVDVEVAQTSDGVRLTVSDRGPGVPEAERGRIFEPFYRPEGEASAEGGIGLGLALVRQIAERHGGSIRCEGREGGGTRFVLELPAR comes from the coding sequence GTGCGGCGGCTCTATCTGCAGTTCTGGCTCGCGCTGATCTTGGTCCTCGTCCTGCTGATGATCGGGATCGGGCTGCTCGTCTGGGCCTTCGATCGCGACCGTGATCCCAACGAATGGCTCGGCGAGCTCGAGACCTTCGCGGAGTCCGTCCTGCCGCCCGCGGATGCGCCGGTGGCCGACCTCGAGCGCGTCGTCTCCGCATTCGCAGAGCCCCTCGAGATGAATCTCTCCGTCTTCGATCGCGACGGGACGCCCCTCGTCCAGATCGGGGAGTCGATCCCGCTCCCGCCCGGCGAGGGCAGCCGCTTCATCGACCGTCCCGGTCCACACGGCTTTCTTCTATTGCAACTGAGCGACGGGCGACGCCTCGCGATCGACGACGACCGCGATCCCCGCCGCCCGATCGCCCCCCTGCTGGCCGCCCTCGCCCTACTTGCCGCGGCGACCGCGATCGCCGCCCTCCCCCTCGCGCGACGACTCACCCGTCGGCTCGAGCGCCTCCAGTCCCACGTCGACACGTTCTGCGCGGGCCGGCTCGACCACCGGGCCCCGATCGAGGGACGAGACGAGATCGCCGACCTCGCCCATGCCTTCAACGCGAGCGCCGACCGGATCGAGGCCCTCGTCCAGGACAAGACGCGACTGCTCGCGAACACGAGCCACGAGCTCCGCACGCCCCTCACCCGCGTGCGGATGGCCCTCGAGCTCCTGCGCGACGGGCCGCGCGAAGAGCTCCTCGATCGGATGGACCGGGACATCGAAGAGCTCGACGACCTGATCGGCGAGCTCCTGGTCGCAAGTCGACTCGACGCGCCGGAAGCCCGGATCGAGCGCGGTCCCGTCGACCTGCTCGCCCTCGTCGCCGAGGAGGCCGCGGGGCGCGCCGATGTGGAGGTCGGTGGAACGGGGGGCGCCGTCGAGGGCGATCGGCGCCTGCTCCGTCGGCTCACCCGGAACCTGATCGAGAACGCGCTGCGACACGGCGACCCACCGGTCGACGTCGAGGTCGCACAGACGTCCGACGGCGTCCGCCTGACCGTTTCCGACCGCGGGCCGGGCGTCCCGGAGGCGGAACGCGGACGGATCTTCGAGCCCTTCTACCGGCCCGAAGGCGAGGCCAGCGCCGAGGGCGGAATCGGTCTCGGGCTCGCCCTCGTCCGCCAGATCGCGGAGCGCCACGGCGGCTCGATCCGCTGCGAGGGGCGCGAGGGGGGCGGCACCCGCTTCGTCCTCGAGCTCCCGGCGCGCTGA
- a CDS encoding CoA transferase, translating into MPTTPAGRHAETLRSTLAAHDLDVPGPTDPKPLGSASAAADWAASGAMALSGPRDGPPRLAPGAVASAALGAGALLEAMSAALAAGRLDWRGLLGERAAGFGHTRHGRTTAGGAGRLLRTADDWLAIQLPRLDDWRLVPAWLEIDLPDALHESDQGWRVIEDVLRERAAAPVIERARLIGLAGAPAPRAPLATPSFFSLSGTTEGSPRERPLRVLDLSTLWAGPLATSLLSFAGASVLKVESPKRPDGARLGPAVFFDRMNAGKHGAALDLHDASDRTTFEALLNEADLVVESARPRALRQLGFDAETWVAEVPGRIWLSITGYGRAHEWIAFGDDAAIAAGLGWAPGAAEDDPCFCGDALADPLTGVHAAVLALACASNGRGGLLEVSLRDVAAHSAATPIEAAEIEVGRVGADHVIREAGVETPVAPPRIREANGTAPPLAPPSPASLDAWRRGAC; encoded by the coding sequence GTGCCGACCACACCGGCCGGGCGACACGCCGAAACACTTCGCAGCACGCTCGCCGCGCACGACCTCGACGTCCCCGGGCCGACCGACCCGAAGCCGCTGGGAAGCGCCTCCGCCGCGGCGGATTGGGCCGCCTCCGGCGCCATGGCACTCAGCGGACCGAGGGACGGGCCGCCGCGCCTCGCGCCCGGCGCCGTCGCGAGCGCCGCGCTCGGCGCGGGGGCGCTCCTCGAAGCGATGTCGGCGGCCCTGGCAGCGGGTCGGCTCGATTGGCGCGGACTCCTGGGCGAACGCGCTGCAGGCTTCGGCCACACACGCCACGGGCGCACGACGGCGGGTGGCGCGGGGCGTCTGCTCCGCACAGCAGACGACTGGCTCGCGATCCAGCTGCCGCGCCTCGACGACTGGCGACTCGTTCCGGCCTGGCTCGAGATCGACCTCCCGGACGCGCTCCACGAGAGCGACCAGGGGTGGCGCGTGATCGAAGACGTCCTTCGCGAACGCGCCGCGGCGCCCGTCATCGAACGCGCGCGCTTGATCGGACTCGCGGGCGCGCCCGCGCCGCGCGCACCGCTGGCGACCCCCTCTTTCTTCTCGCTCTCGGGAACGACCGAAGGCTCGCCGCGCGAACGCCCGCTCCGCGTCCTCGACCTCTCGACCCTCTGGGCCGGCCCCCTCGCCACCTCGCTGCTCTCCTTCGCGGGCGCTTCCGTCCTCAAGGTCGAGAGTCCGAAACGACCCGACGGCGCGCGGCTCGGCCCGGCCGTCTTCTTCGACCGGATGAACGCCGGCAAGCACGGCGCGGCCCTCGACCTGCACGACGCGAGCGATCGGACGACGTTCGAAGCGCTGCTGAACGAGGCCGACCTCGTCGTCGAGAGCGCGCGACCCCGGGCGCTGCGCCAGCTCGGGTTCGACGCCGAGACCTGGGTCGCAGAGGTCCCCGGCCGGATCTGGCTCTCGATCACCGGCTATGGCCGCGCCCACGAATGGATCGCCTTCGGCGACGATGCGGCCATCGCGGCGGGACTCGGCTGGGCGCCCGGTGCGGCGGAAGACGATCCCTGCTTCTGCGGGGACGCGTTGGCGGATCCATTGACCGGCGTCCATGCGGCGGTCCTCGCCCTGGCCTGCGCGTCGAACGGGCGCGGCGGCCTGCTCGAGGTCTCGCTCCGGGACGTGGCGGCGCACTCCGCGGCGACGCCGATCGAGGCCGCCGAGATCGAGGTCGGTCGAGTGGGCGCCGACCATGTGATTCGGGAGGCAGGCGTGGAGACGCCGGTCGCGCCTCCGCGGATCCGCGAGGCGAACGGGACGGCGCCTCCCCTCGCACCCCCCTCGCCCGCGAGCCTCGACGCCTGGAGGCGCGGGGCATGTTGA
- a CDS encoding amidohydrolase family protein, with protein sequence MLIREAEIDGVRRDLRIRDGRIVELGRDLDAYDGASFDAAGRALLPGLQDHHLHVQSLAAALASVRCGPPSVRDRDALAQALATASPIDGWIRGAGYFESVAGELDRDALDALRDDVPVRIQHRSGVMWFLNSRAIESLAMGQDDRPGLERDDRGRITGRLFRADVWLRDQLPPAPPPDLARVGRRLAAWGVTRITDCTASNGADDYARLAAAHASGDLPQRLEVMGTLGLEADDSDVPVGAHKIMLDEPALPDLDALVARIRSAHDADRNVAFHAVTRTELHFALAALEATGARPGDRMEHASVAPPEAIQAIQRLGATVVTQPNFVRERGDDYRRDVDPRDQDHLYRVKSWLDADVPLRFGTDAPFGEPDPWAALEAAVERRTPSGHMLGEDERIFPEEALRRFLPTDGSSPADGLREGDEADLCLLDRPWSEARDALSQIRVVQTWVCGVPLQVADDPSST encoded by the coding sequence ATGTTGATCCGCGAGGCCGAGATCGATGGCGTCCGGCGCGACCTCCGGATCCGCGACGGACGGATCGTCGAGCTCGGTCGCGACCTCGACGCCTACGACGGGGCGAGCTTCGACGCGGCGGGACGGGCGCTGCTGCCCGGCCTCCAGGACCACCACCTCCACGTGCAGTCCCTCGCGGCCGCGCTCGCATCGGTGCGGTGCGGGCCGCCTTCGGTGCGCGATCGGGATGCGCTCGCCCAGGCCCTCGCGACCGCCTCCCCGATCGACGGCTGGATTCGGGGGGCCGGCTACTTCGAATCCGTCGCCGGGGAGCTCGATCGCGACGCGCTCGACGCCCTGCGTGACGACGTGCCGGTCCGCATCCAACACCGAAGCGGCGTGATGTGGTTCCTCAATTCGAGGGCGATCGAGTCCCTCGCGATGGGCCAGGACGATCGCCCCGGACTCGAACGCGACGACCGCGGTCGGATCACCGGGCGCCTCTTTCGCGCGGACGTCTGGCTCCGCGACCAGCTGCCCCCGGCGCCGCCTCCGGACCTCGCTCGAGTCGGCCGGCGTCTCGCCGCCTGGGGCGTCACCCGGATCACCGACTGCACTGCCAGCAACGGGGCCGACGACTACGCACGACTCGCCGCGGCCCATGCCTCGGGCGACCTGCCGCAACGACTCGAAGTGATGGGCACCCTCGGCCTCGAAGCGGACGACAGCGACGTCCCGGTCGGGGCGCACAAGATCATGCTCGACGAGCCCGCGCTGCCCGACCTCGACGCGCTCGTCGCCCGGATCCGCTCGGCCCACGACGCGGACCGGAACGTCGCCTTCCACGCCGTCACGCGCACCGAACTCCACTTCGCGCTGGCTGCCCTCGAAGCGACCGGCGCCCGACCGGGCGACCGCATGGAGCACGCGTCGGTCGCGCCGCCGGAGGCGATCCAGGCGATCCAGCGCCTCGGCGCGACCGTCGTGACGCAGCCAAACTTCGTCCGCGAACGCGGCGACGACTATCGGCGCGACGTAGATCCCCGGGATCAGGACCACCTCTACCGCGTGAAGAGCTGGCTCGACGCCGACGTCCCGCTGCGTTTCGGCACCGACGCTCCCTTCGGCGAGCCCGACCCCTGGGCCGCCCTCGAAGCCGCGGTCGAACGACGCACCCCCTCCGGACACATGCTCGGCGAAGACGAGCGGATCTTCCCGGAAGAAGCACTGCGCCGCTTCCTGCCGACCGACGGCTCTTCTCCGGCGGACGGACTCCGCGAAGGAGACGAAGCGGACCTCTGCCTGCTGGATCGTCCCTGGTCCGAAGCGCGGGACGCCCTCTCGCAGATCCGAGTCGTCCAGACCTGGGTCTGCGGCGTCCCGCTGCAGGTGGCGGACGACCCTTCGTCGACCTGA